In Natronococcus occultus SP4, the following proteins share a genomic window:
- a CDS encoding cbb3-type cytochrome c oxidase subunit I produces MSDLPPMTSVKRWLVTTNHKDVGILYIVTALFFLVVGGVMALLFRAHLWESGGTGLLTDNQFNQAVSTHGLLMVFWFLSPIASGFANYLVPLQIGAKDLAFPRLNALSYWFYLFSGILLGISFFQGGSWSAGWTMYAPLNVPTYTPALEATTGGNATILALMLFVFSITIGTVNFLVTIHRSRAEGLGLWNMPLFTWSWLLTVWMMLFAFAALLAALLLLSVDRLFLTQYFATDQGSGLLWAHLFWFFGHPEVYIVFFPALGIMFETFQTFTGRRLVGRKWVIIAMVLVAVQSFLVWMHHMFLTTINLEIKTLMMATTIGISLPFDLMVFALIYTMVKGRVRFTTPFLFSLGALVLFILGGITGVFLGAVVLDYEFRGTYWVVAHFHYVMVSGVTALIGGLYYWWPKITGKMYSETLGKLSFAVYFIGFNMLYFPMFLAWETPRRVFHFAEGTEIYHQVATVGAFVLGAGVLLVFGTLAYSFVAGPRAPENPWEFSRTAEWAIPSPPPLENWDGRPSYASGSLEFVDDSKAATDGGVAQGEDTVPKTAGSHEEEHADHASIWPLGIGIGLFTFFLGLSGLTPYAVEFAEGTGVPPEGLTGTAADPNIIYPVITALGLAIMAYTLFKFGVEQFNVPEMAIAERWPFGGVGNTKFGVWVFLASDVVVFGAAIGAFVFMRLHTGWGDWETIPFASWPGLLNTYVLLTSSFTVILALVMAERKNKRGLLATLGATLALGLTFMSVKAYEYAYKFNIDEYWWTSIEHSIYFVTTGLHALHVILGLLIAIFMIYRVWSIDAYLEDHRPVEFFGLYWHFVDIVWVILFPLFYLM; encoded by the coding sequence ATGAGTGACCTCCCGCCGATGACGTCGGTCAAGCGGTGGCTGGTGACGACCAACCACAAGGACGTCGGGATCCTCTACATCGTGACCGCCCTGTTCTTCCTGGTCGTGGGCGGCGTGATGGCGCTACTGTTCCGGGCGCATCTCTGGGAGAGCGGCGGAACCGGCCTGCTCACCGACAACCAGTTCAACCAGGCGGTCTCGACCCACGGTTTGCTGATGGTGTTCTGGTTCCTCTCGCCGATCGCCTCCGGGTTCGCGAACTACCTCGTCCCCTTACAGATCGGGGCGAAGGACCTCGCCTTCCCGCGACTGAACGCCCTGAGCTACTGGTTCTACCTGTTCTCGGGGATTCTCCTGGGGATTTCGTTCTTCCAGGGTGGCTCGTGGTCTGCCGGCTGGACGATGTACGCGCCGCTGAACGTGCCGACGTACACGCCGGCACTCGAGGCGACGACCGGTGGTAACGCGACGATCCTCGCGTTGATGCTGTTTGTCTTCTCGATTACGATCGGGACGGTCAACTTCCTCGTAACGATCCATCGCTCGCGCGCGGAGGGACTCGGCCTGTGGAACATGCCGCTTTTCACCTGGTCGTGGCTGCTGACCGTCTGGATGATGCTGTTCGCGTTCGCAGCACTGCTTGCCGCGTTGCTGTTGCTCTCTGTCGATCGGCTGTTCCTGACACAGTACTTCGCGACCGACCAGGGGTCGGGCTTGCTGTGGGCCCACCTGTTCTGGTTCTTCGGGCATCCGGAGGTGTACATCGTCTTCTTCCCCGCGCTGGGGATCATGTTCGAGACGTTCCAGACCTTCACCGGACGCCGGCTCGTCGGCCGGAAGTGGGTCATCATCGCGATGGTCCTCGTTGCGGTGCAGTCGTTCCTGGTCTGGATGCACCACATGTTCCTGACGACCATCAACTTAGAGATCAAGACCCTGATGATGGCAACGACCATCGGGATCTCGTTACCCTTCGACCTGATGGTCTTCGCGCTGATCTACACGATGGTCAAGGGACGGGTTCGGTTCACGACGCCGTTCCTCTTTAGCCTCGGCGCGCTCGTGTTGTTCATCCTGGGCGGTATCACTGGGGTGTTCCTCGGCGCCGTCGTGCTTGACTACGAGTTCCGGGGCACCTACTGGGTCGTCGCTCACTTCCACTACGTGATGGTCTCGGGGGTCACCGCTCTGATCGGCGGCCTCTACTACTGGTGGCCGAAGATCACCGGGAAGATGTACTCCGAGACGCTGGGCAAGCTCAGCTTCGCGGTCTACTTCATCGGGTTCAACATGCTGTACTTCCCGATGTTCCTCGCCTGGGAGACGCCCCGCCGTGTCTTCCACTTCGCCGAGGGGACCGAGATCTACCACCAGGTCGCAACCGTCGGCGCCTTCGTTCTGGGTGCCGGCGTGTTGCTCGTCTTCGGGACGCTCGCGTACAGCTTCGTCGCTGGACCGCGAGCGCCCGAGAACCCCTGGGAGTTCTCACGGACCGCTGAGTGGGCGATCCCCTCGCCCCCGCCGCTCGAAAACTGGGACGGCCGTCCCAGCTACGCCAGCGGCTCTCTCGAGTTCGTCGACGACTCGAAGGCTGCGACCGATGGTGGCGTCGCACAGGGAGAGGATACGGTCCCGAAGACGGCCGGCTCTCACGAGGAAGAACACGCCGACCACGCCAGCATCTGGCCGCTGGGGATCGGTATCGGTCTGTTCACGTTCTTCCTCGGCCTCTCGGGTCTGACGCCGTACGCCGTCGAGTTCGCCGAGGGAACCGGCGTCCCGCCGGAGGGTCTCACCGGAACGGCAGCCGACCCGAACATCATCTATCCGGTGATCACCGCCCTCGGGCTAGCGATCATGGCCTACACGTTGTTCAAGTTCGGCGTCGAGCAGTTCAACGTCCCCGAGATGGCTATCGCCGAGCGCTGGCCGTTCGGCGGCGTCGGTAACACGAAGTTCGGCGTCTGGGTGTTCCTCGCTTCGGACGTCGTCGTCTTCGGTGCCGCGATCGGGGCGTTCGTCTTCATGCGCCTTCACACCGGCTGGGGTGACTGGGAGACGATTCCGTTCGCCTCCTGGCCCGGCCTGCTGAACACGTACGTCCTGCTGACCTCGAGCTTCACGGTCATCCTCGCGCTCGTGATGGCCGAACGCAAGAACAAGCGAGGACTGCTCGCGACGCTGGGGGCGACCCTTGCGCTCGGGCTCACGTTCATGAGCGTGAAGGCTTACGAGTACGCCTACAAGTTCAACATCGACGAGTACTGGTGGACCAGCATCGAGCACTCCATCTACTTCGTTACGACCGGGCTACACGCCCTGCACGTGATCCTCGGGCTGTTGATCGCCATCTTCATGATCTATCGGGTCTGGTCGATCGACGCCTACCTCGAGGACCACCGACCGGTGGAGTTCTTCGGTCTCTACTGGCACTTCGTCGACATCGTCTGGGTCATCCTCTTCCCGCTGTTCTACCTGATGTAG
- a CDS encoding cytochrome C oxidase subunit IV family protein, whose translation MADVRTYTLIYVVLLVLGTGKFVFFQFPEIFPEAAAIGGTIILAVIKVLLIAAYYQHLIEEPRSITYMMGIAVFMVFLLTIAAGYSIQ comes from the coding sequence ATGGCCGACGTCCGTACGTACACCCTCATCTACGTCGTACTGCTGGTGTTGGGTACCGGGAAGTTCGTGTTCTTCCAATTCCCCGAGATATTTCCGGAGGCAGCCGCGATCGGTGGGACCATAATTCTCGCCGTCATCAAGGTACTGCTGATCGCCGCCTACTACCAGCACCTCATCGAGGAACCGCGCTCGATCACGTACATGATGGGAATCGCCGTGTTCATGGTGTTCCTGCTGACCATCGCAGCGGGATACTCGATCCAGTAA
- the rpmD gene encoding 50S ribosomal protein L30 yields MRAVVQVRGEVNRNTDIQDTLEMLNIHGVNHCALVPETDAYNGMVAKVNDYVAIGEPEQDVLKTVLAKRAEPLEGRQADVDEEWLAENTDYDDFGALAEALLAEETTLREQGLSPTLRLHPPRGGHEGIKKPTAEGGQLGKHTTEEINQLLESMR; encoded by the coding sequence ATGAGAGCCGTCGTCCAGGTCCGCGGCGAGGTCAACCGCAACACCGACATCCAGGATACCCTGGAGATGCTCAACATCCACGGCGTCAACCACTGCGCGCTCGTTCCCGAGACCGACGCCTACAACGGGATGGTCGCGAAGGTCAACGACTACGTCGCGATCGGTGAACCCGAACAGGACGTCCTCAAGACCGTCCTCGCAAAGCGCGCCGAACCGCTCGAGGGGCGACAGGCGGACGTCGACGAGGAGTGGCTCGCCGAGAACACCGACTACGACGACTTCGGTGCGCTCGCCGAGGCGCTGCTCGCCGAGGAGACGACCCTACGCGAGCAGGGACTCTCCCCAACGCTTCGTCTCCACCCCCCGCGTGGCGGTCACGAGGGGATCAAGAAGCCGACCGCGGAGGGCGGCCAACTCGGAAAACATACAACCGAGGAGATTAATCAACTGTTAGAATCGATGCGATAA
- a CDS encoding 30S ribosomal protein S5 — MSGNNYNDGGWEPVTRLGRMVQEGEIDTMEDALNSGLPLKEPEIVDQLLPGLDDEVLDINMVQRMTDSGRRVKFRCVVVVGDRNGYVGYAEGRDDQVGAAIQKAIGIAKLNIIKVPRGSGSWEDRSDRPHSLTRQTTGKAGSVEVELVPAPEGLGLAASDTVRAVLELAGIENAWTKSHGNTRTTVNLAKATFNALENASQSRHPSSRGGRDEAEVADQ; from the coding sequence ATGAGTGGAAACAACTACAACGACGGTGGATGGGAACCCGTCACCCGTCTCGGCCGAATGGTCCAGGAGGGCGAAATCGACACGATGGAGGACGCCCTCAACTCGGGGCTCCCGCTGAAGGAACCCGAGATCGTCGACCAGCTCCTCCCCGGACTGGACGACGAGGTACTGGACATCAACATGGTCCAGCGGATGACCGACTCCGGTCGGCGTGTGAAGTTCCGCTGTGTCGTCGTGGTCGGCGACCGCAACGGGTACGTCGGCTACGCCGAAGGCCGAGACGACCAGGTCGGCGCCGCCATCCAGAAGGCGATCGGTATCGCGAAGCTAAACATCATCAAGGTACCCCGCGGTTCGGGGTCGTGGGAGGACCGTTCGGACCGTCCCCACTCGCTGACCCGACAGACCACCGGCAAGGCCGGCTCCGTCGAGGTCGAGCTCGTTCCCGCCCCCGAGGGGCTGGGACTTGCCGCCAGCGACACGGTCCGTGCCGTCCTCGAACTGGCCGGCATCGAGAACGCCTGGACCAAGAGCCACGGGAACACGCGAACGACGGTGAATCTCGCGAAGGCAACGTTCAACGCCCTCGAGAACGCCTCGCAGTCGCGTCACCCGAGCTCTCGGGGCGGCCGTGACGAAGCGGAGGTGGCCGACCAATGA
- a CDS encoding uL15m family ribosomal protein — MTSKKRRQRGSRTHSGGSHKNRRGAGHRGGRGRAGRSKHEFHNYEPKGKHGFNRPDELQADVAEIDVQKLDEDAVLYAAEGDAEETDEGYRLDARDIVEDGHEVDVVKVLGSGQVRNSLEVTADAFSAAAEEKLEDAGGDAVLSERGQQLAEAEDEAEADDESEQDED; from the coding sequence ATGACGAGTAAAAAACGACGCCAGCGCGGATCGCGGACGCACAGCGGCGGCTCTCACAAGAACCGCCGAGGAGCCGGCCATCGCGGCGGACGCGGACGCGCCGGCCGCAGCAAACACGAGTTCCACAACTACGAACCGAAGGGCAAACACGGCTTCAACCGACCGGACGAGCTTCAGGCCGACGTCGCCGAGATCGACGTCCAGAAGCTCGACGAGGACGCCGTCCTCTACGCCGCCGAGGGTGACGCCGAGGAGACCGACGAGGGATACCGGCTCGACGCCCGCGACATCGTCGAGGACGGCCACGAGGTCGACGTCGTGAAAGTGCTTGGCTCCGGTCAGGTCCGGAACAGCCTCGAGGTTACGGCGGACGCCTTCTCGGCGGCTGCCGAGGAGAAGCTCGAGGACGCCGGCGGTGACGCGGTGCTCTCGGAGCGAGGCCAGCAGCTGGCCGAGGCCGAGGACGAGGCGGAAGCCGACGACGAGTCAGAACAGGACGAGGACTAA
- the secY gene encoding preprotein translocase subunit SecY, with protein sequence MGWKEAAEPVLTRMPTVRRPEGHVPFKRKLAWTAGILVLYFFLTNIALLGMQADGATDLFGEFRAILAGEHGSLLQVGIGPIVTASIVMQLLGGANLLGLDTDDPRDQVLYQGLQKLLVIVMTALTALPMVFAGGFLPVQQSLSLGGLTFDSTQLQVLMFFQIFLGGVLILYMDEVVSKWGVGSGIGLFIIAGVSQRLVTGFIQPAEGGFFYDWFQIIFGDVDLTGDTLNTLLLGEGQLIALVTTILIFAIVVYAESVRVEIPLSHARVKGARGRFPVKLIYASVLPMILVRALQANIQFIGQILDRTWDGMPAVLGQYNAQGEPVSGFFYYTAPIYSPEDWMWWTGEVAQATWMVLIRISVDLTFMVIGGAIFAIFWVETTNMGPEATARQIQNSGMQIPGFRQNVGVIEKVMERYIPQVTVIGGALVGLLAVWANMLGTIGAVTGTGLLLAVSITYKLYEEIAEEQMMEMHPMMRQMFGRED encoded by the coding sequence ATGGGATGGAAGGAAGCCGCTGAACCGGTTCTGACACGGATGCCGACGGTCCGCCGGCCGGAGGGGCACGTCCCCTTCAAGCGGAAGCTGGCCTGGACCGCCGGGATCCTCGTGTTGTACTTTTTCCTGACGAACATCGCCCTGCTTGGGATGCAGGCCGATGGTGCGACCGACCTCTTCGGGGAGTTCCGTGCGATCCTTGCCGGCGAACACGGGTCGTTGCTCCAGGTCGGTATCGGTCCGATCGTTACGGCGAGTATCGTAATGCAGCTACTGGGCGGGGCGAATCTCCTGGGCCTCGACACTGACGATCCGCGAGATCAGGTGTTGTACCAGGGACTCCAGAAGCTCCTGGTCATCGTGATGACGGCGCTGACTGCGCTGCCGATGGTGTTCGCCGGCGGCTTCCTCCCAGTCCAGCAGTCGCTATCGCTCGGCGGTCTCACGTTCGACAGCACCCAGCTCCAGGTGTTGATGTTCTTCCAGATCTTCCTGGGCGGCGTCCTCATCCTGTATATGGACGAGGTCGTCAGCAAGTGGGGTGTCGGTAGCGGGATCGGCCTGTTCATCATCGCCGGTGTGAGCCAGCGACTGGTAACTGGATTCATCCAGCCCGCCGAGGGCGGGTTCTTCTACGACTGGTTCCAGATCATCTTCGGTGACGTTGATCTCACCGGGGACACGCTGAACACGCTGTTGCTCGGGGAGGGTCAGCTCATCGCTTTGGTGACGACGATCCTGATATTTGCGATCGTCGTCTACGCCGAGTCGGTCCGGGTCGAGATCCCGCTCAGCCACGCCCGCGTGAAAGGCGCCCGCGGTCGCTTCCCCGTGAAGCTCATCTACGCGAGCGTCCTGCCGATGATCCTCGTTCGGGCGCTGCAGGCGAACATCCAGTTTATCGGTCAGATCCTCGACCGAACGTGGGACGGGATGCCCGCCGTCCTCGGCCAGTACAACGCGCAGGGAGAGCCCGTCAGCGGGTTCTTCTACTACACCGCGCCGATCTACTCGCCCGAGGACTGGATGTGGTGGACCGGTGAAGTTGCCCAGGCGACCTGGATGGTGTTGATCCGAATCTCCGTCGACCTGACGTTCATGGTCATCGGTGGCGCGATCTTTGCCATCTTCTGGGTCGAGACGACGAACATGGGGCCGGAGGCGACGGCCCGACAGATCCAGAACTCCGGGATGCAGATCCCCGGATTCCGCCAGAACGTCGGCGTCATCGAGAAGGTCATGGAGCGGTACATTCCGCAGGTGACCGTCATCGGCGGCGCCCTAGTCGGACTGCTCGCCGTCTGGGCGAACATGCTGGGTACCATCGGCGCCGTCACCGGGACGGGGCTGCTGCTCGCGGTCTCGATCACGTACAAGCTGTACGAGGAGATCGCCGAGGAGCAGATGATGGAGATGCACCCGATGATGCGCCAGATGTTCGGCCGCGAAGACTAA
- a CDS encoding amino acid permease, which translates to MSDEELAKDLGLISALTIGIGTMIGAGIFVLPGIAAQEAGPAVVLSFIIGGMIAIINALSVSELGTAMPKAGGAYYYINRALGPLFGSISGMGDWIGLAFASAFYSIGFGGYLADLLDGVVVSIPGLGSVALLPTVALGPFTLNEIQIGAVIAGAIFVGVNYVGAKETGSIQTVIVTLLLGILTIFAIVGFFSFDWATVTAEGGLAPEGTGSILPGAALVFVSYLGYAKIATVGEELKNPGRNLPIAIVGSVAIVMVIYTILVGLLMGVIPHSEFFLDQVEEAPMSYAAETVFAYEFAVAGVEIPILGVGVTSITIAALLATASSANASILASARINFAMGRDKIVTDWLNEIHPNYATPYRSIALTGLMIIVFIIALGETVEILSSAASVLHLVVYALINVSLIVFREADVPEYDPDFEVPFYPFTPIAGFVLSLALIYFMDNMATLIGGVFVAFAIVWYFFYARDKTDRQGILSSYILDRSDEMPDPAVSAVSAVKPRGEAEDDAGPRVMVAIANPRTEHALITLGSALARAKGGSVLATHIVQVPDQTPLQKGAEQIDQISAESERLLADARDSAETFGADVETKTIVSHRSFEEVFDAADTYDVDTVVMGWGGSTVGEGRVERPLDELTHELPCDFIVLDGEDVAAERILVPTAGGEGSEVSAAVARALRAEYGGEISLLHVVDDPDEREDGEAFLEEWAAEQDLGDATRIVDDSGDVGAAIERAAADHSMVILGATRRGLLSRLVRGSLVFDVATDLDVPVLLAEKQSDRSVRARVLGEQED; encoded by the coding sequence ATGAGTGACGAAGAACTCGCGAAGGACCTCGGGCTGATCTCGGCGCTGACGATCGGGATCGGGACGATGATCGGTGCGGGAATCTTCGTCCTGCCGGGGATCGCCGCCCAGGAGGCCGGCCCCGCGGTCGTTCTCTCGTTTATTATCGGCGGAATGATCGCGATCATCAACGCCCTCTCGGTGAGCGAACTCGGGACCGCGATGCCGAAAGCCGGCGGTGCGTACTACTATATCAATCGCGCTCTCGGCCCGCTGTTCGGCTCGATCTCTGGGATGGGCGACTGGATCGGGCTCGCGTTCGCCAGCGCCTTCTACTCGATCGGATTCGGTGGCTACCTCGCGGATCTGCTCGATGGCGTCGTCGTCTCGATCCCCGGGCTCGGGTCGGTCGCCTTGCTGCCGACGGTCGCGCTCGGCCCGTTCACGTTAAACGAGATCCAGATCGGCGCGGTGATCGCCGGCGCGATCTTCGTCGGCGTCAACTACGTCGGCGCCAAGGAGACCGGGAGCATCCAGACGGTGATCGTCACCCTGCTACTCGGTATCCTGACGATTTTTGCGATCGTCGGCTTTTTCTCGTTCGACTGGGCAACGGTGACGGCCGAGGGCGGCCTGGCACCGGAGGGAACAGGTTCGATCCTTCCCGGCGCCGCGCTCGTGTTCGTCTCCTATCTCGGCTATGCGAAGATCGCGACCGTCGGGGAAGAGCTCAAGAACCCCGGCCGGAATCTCCCTATCGCAATCGTCGGCAGCGTCGCAATCGTGATGGTCATCTACACGATCCTCGTCGGACTCCTGATGGGCGTAATCCCTCACAGCGAATTCTTCCTCGACCAGGTCGAAGAGGCCCCGATGTCGTACGCCGCCGAGACCGTCTTCGCCTACGAGTTCGCGGTCGCCGGGGTCGAGATTCCGATCCTCGGTGTCGGCGTCACTTCGATCACGATTGCTGCGCTGCTGGCGACGGCCTCGAGCGCGAACGCCTCGATCCTCGCATCGGCCCGGATCAACTTCGCGATGGGTCGGGACAAGATCGTCACCGACTGGCTCAACGAGATCCACCCTAACTACGCGACGCCGTACCGCTCGATCGCCCTGACCGGACTGATGATCATCGTCTTCATCATCGCGCTCGGCGAAACGGTCGAGATTCTTTCGAGCGCAGCGAGCGTCCTCCATCTCGTCGTCTACGCGCTGATTAACGTCTCGCTGATCGTCTTCCGCGAGGCCGACGTCCCGGAGTACGATCCCGACTTCGAGGTGCCGTTCTACCCGTTCACACCGATCGCCGGCTTCGTGCTCTCGCTCGCGCTGATCTACTTCATGGACAACATGGCGACCCTGATCGGCGGCGTCTTCGTCGCGTTCGCGATCGTCTGGTACTTCTTTTATGCCCGCGACAAAACGGATCGCCAGGGGATCCTCAGCAGCTACATCCTCGACCGCTCCGATGAGATGCCCGATCCAGCAGTCTCCGCCGTCAGCGCAGTCAAACCGCGTGGCGAAGCTGAGGACGACGCCGGTCCGCGGGTCATGGTTGCGATCGCGAACCCACGAACCGAACACGCATTGATCACGCTCGGCAGCGCCCTAGCTCGGGCCAAGGGCGGCTCCGTCCTCGCGACCCATATCGTCCAGGTGCCCGATCAGACCCCGCTCCAGAAGGGTGCCGAGCAAATCGACCAGATTAGCGCCGAATCCGAACGACTGCTTGCCGACGCCCGGGACTCCGCGGAGACGTTCGGGGCCGACGTCGAGACGAAAACGATCGTCTCGCATCGTTCTTTCGAGGAGGTGTTCGACGCCGCCGACACCTATGATGTCGACACGGTCGTCATGGGCTGGGGCGGCTCGACCGTCGGCGAGGGCCGAGTTGAGCGCCCCCTCGACGAACTCACGCACGAACTGCCGTGTGACTTCATCGTCCTCGATGGCGAGGACGTGGCTGCCGAGCGGATTCTCGTTCCGACCGCTGGCGGGGAGGGCTCGGAGGTCAGTGCCGCCGTTGCACGCGCGCTTCGAGCCGAGTACGGCGGCGAGATCAGTCTGTTACACGTCGTCGACGACCCCGACGAGCGCGAGGACGGTGAGGCCTTCCTCGAGGAGTGGGCCGCCGAGCAGGATCTCGGAGACGCGACGCGGATCGTCGACGACTCCGGCGATGTCGGCGCGGCGATCGAGCGGGCCGCGGCCGACCACTCGATGGTGATCCTCGGTGCAACCCGGCGTGGACTCCTCTCGCGGCTCGTCCGGGGGTCCCTGGTCTTCGATGTCGCGACGGATCTCGACGTTCCGGTCTTGCTCGCCGAGAAACAGAGCGACCGGTCGGTCCGCGCTCGCGTCCTCGGCGAGCAGGAGGACTGA
- the trkA gene encoding Trk system potassium transporter TrkA, translating to MRVIIVGAGEVGQSIAENLQESHDVVVIDRDEDVVEELTYSMDVLAIRGNGTEIATLREAGIEDADLVIASTDNDESNVVICGAVKTESDAFTIARVRRRTLLETWQGTQGAFGVDFMVCTDLLAAQTIFRISGLPAAQDVNMFAGGLVRMAEFEIGPDSPVADLSIQEADCYDSMTFAAIFRDGEMIVASGESIIRPGDRVVVIGSPDSVKGFASDITTPDHGENREIVIIGASEIGFQTAREFEDHGYEPRLIEQDHDRAREVAEALPNTMVMESDATDTDFLVREHVDEADLVVAALDGDEKNLLVSLLAKRLGVDRTIAVIENLQYADLFEQVGVDVAINPREETAEEIIRFTHADHTEKIAMVEHDRAEVIEIEVGEDSVLTNRPITEATADLPESVVIGAISRAGELITPRGTTVVEPGDHVVLFVDATVLDRVLGLL from the coding sequence GTGCGCGTGATCATTGTCGGTGCCGGCGAGGTCGGCCAGTCGATCGCCGAAAACCTCCAGGAGTCCCACGACGTCGTCGTCATCGATCGGGACGAGGACGTCGTCGAGGAGCTCACGTACTCGATGGACGTCCTCGCGATCCGTGGCAACGGCACCGAGATCGCGACGCTGCGGGAGGCCGGTATCGAGGACGCCGACCTCGTGATCGCCTCCACCGACAACGACGAGTCCAACGTCGTGATCTGTGGCGCCGTCAAGACCGAAAGCGACGCGTTCACGATCGCCCGCGTGCGACGGCGAACGCTCCTCGAGACCTGGCAGGGAACCCAGGGCGCGTTCGGGGTCGATTTTATGGTCTGTACGGACCTGCTGGCAGCCCAGACGATCTTCCGAATCTCCGGGCTGCCGGCGGCCCAGGACGTCAACATGTTCGCGGGCGGGCTCGTCCGCATGGCGGAGTTCGAGATCGGCCCGGACAGCCCCGTTGCCGATCTCTCCATCCAAGAAGCGGACTGTTACGACTCGATGACCTTCGCCGCGATCTTCCGTGACGGCGAGATGATCGTCGCGAGCGGGGAGTCGATCATCCGTCCCGGCGATCGGGTCGTCGTCATCGGGAGCCCCGATTCGGTGAAGGGCTTTGCCTCGGACATCACCACGCCCGATCACGGCGAGAACCGAGAGATCGTCATCATCGGCGCCAGCGAGATCGGCTTCCAGACCGCCCGCGAGTTCGAGGACCACGGCTACGAGCCACGCCTGATCGAACAGGACCACGATCGCGCCCGGGAGGTCGCGGAGGCGCTGCCGAACACGATGGTGATGGAAAGTGACGCCACCGACACTGACTTTCTCGTCAGGGAACACGTCGACGAAGCCGATCTCGTCGTGGCAGCACTGGACGGCGACGAGAAGAACCTCCTGGTCTCGCTGCTGGCCAAACGCCTCGGCGTCGATCGAACGATCGCGGTGATCGAGAACCTCCAGTACGCCGACCTGTTCGAACAGGTCGGTGTCGACGTCGCGATCAATCCTCGCGAGGAGACCGCCGAGGAGATCATTCGATTCACGCACGCGGACCACACCGAGAAGATCGCGATGGTCGAACACGACCGTGCGGAGGTCATCGAGATCGAGGTCGGCGAGGACAGCGTCCTCACGAACCGACCGATCACCGAGGCGACGGCCGACCTTCCCGAATCTGTCGTGATCGGTGCGATCTCTCGTGCCGGCGAGCTGATCACGCCGCGAGGAACGACCGTCGTCGAACCGGGCGACCACGTCGTCCTGTTCGTCGACGCGACGGTTCTCGATCGCGTCCTCGGGCTGCTGTAG
- the coxB gene encoding cytochrome c oxidase subunit II → MEVQTRVDVFEQIFLVFLGLGTLVGVVVVAYTLYNAYKYRDGAAKTADKDTPTLGELPTGGAGGKKLFLSFGLSAIIVISLVVWTYGMLLYVEDPGDDIPQEDAIEVDVVGDGFAWFFEYENGAESTNTMTVPEDTPVWINVTGGDVWHTFGISDLRVKADAIPGENDETWFMAEEAGETHEIECFELCGDGHSQMTGTVEVVEEEEFEEFLEEEAPDEDENGDDEENGADEEENGADDEENGDDADDENGDDEENGDDADDDEENGDDEDTDEDADDGGDV, encoded by the coding sequence ATGGAGGTGCAAACGCGCGTTGACGTCTTCGAGCAGATTTTCCTGGTCTTTCTTGGACTCGGAACGCTCGTCGGCGTCGTCGTCGTCGCGTACACCTTGTACAACGCGTACAAGTACCGTGATGGCGCCGCGAAGACAGCCGACAAGGATACACCGACACTCGGGGAGTTACCGACAGGAGGAGCGGGTGGAAAGAAACTGTTCCTATCGTTCGGCCTGAGCGCGATCATCGTGATCTCGCTTGTGGTCTGGACGTACGGAATGCTGTTGTACGTCGAAGATCCGGGCGACGACATACCCCAGGAGGACGCCATCGAGGTCGACGTCGTAGGTGACGGGTTCGCCTGGTTCTTCGAGTACGAGAACGGAGCCGAATCGACGAACACGATGACCGTTCCGGAGGACACGCCGGTGTGGATCAACGTTACCGGTGGCGACGTCTGGCACACGTTCGGCATCTCAGACTTACGCGTGAAAGCCGACGCGATCCCCGGCGAGAACGACGAGACGTGGTTCATGGCCGAAGAGGCCGGTGAAACCCACGAGATCGAGTGCTTCGAACTCTGCGGTGACGGCCACTCCCAGATGACCGGGACGGTCGAAGTCGTCGAGGAAGAGGAGTTCGAGGAGTTCCTCGAAGAGGAAGCGCCGGACGAAGATGAGAACGGTGACGACGAAGAGAACGGCGCCGATGAAGAAGAGAACGGCGCTGACGACGAGGAGAACGGCGACGACGCCGATGACGAGAACGGTGATGACGAAGAGAACGGTGACGACGCCGACGACGATGAAGAGAACGGCGACGACGAAGACACTGACGAGGACGCCGACGACGGAGGTGACGTCTGA